The proteins below are encoded in one region of Brachyspira intermedia PWS/A:
- a CDS encoding sulfatase-like hydrolase/transferase: protein MNKNIIFIFSDQQRWDTMGIYGQKLDTTPNLDKLGKESTIFNNAFTCQPVCGPARASLQTGLYSSKTDVFVNAIPLNKNIKTIASYFSENGYQTAYVGKWHLASTGVGNDGSSEDYIYNPIPEDKRGGYKDYWVVSDALELTSHGFGGYLFDKDMKKVEFNKYRVDAVTDYALDFLDNREKDKPFFLFISYLEPHHQNDKRRYEGPEYSKEKFSNFELPKDIEALGCGDAKENYADYLGACHSIDYNFGRIREKLEKLNIWDDTYIVYTSDHGSHFRTRNKNMPKNGQDDYKRTSEDAAIHVPLIIKGGEFDTGKREEKFVSLINLPPTLLKMANIKYQNMDEKSIQDIIEDKNYQNVVFLQISESFVGRAIRTEDYSYCIYDPDKNPLEDKDSLTYKSYSLYDLKKDPYQLNNVVDDESYNDVKMKLKSIIKEKIMSIEKLDVKID from the coding sequence ATGAATAAAAATATAATATTTATTTTTTCTGATCAGCAGAGATGGGATACAATGGGTATTTACGGACAAAAATTGGATACCACTCCAAATTTAGATAAATTAGGTAAAGAATCTACTATATTTAACAATGCCTTTACTTGTCAGCCTGTATGCGGACCTGCAAGGGCTTCATTACAAACTGGTTTATATTCTAGCAAGACAGATGTTTTTGTAAATGCTATTCCTTTGAATAAAAATATAAAAACGATTGCATCATATTTTTCTGAGAATGGTTATCAAACTGCTTATGTTGGGAAATGGCATTTGGCTTCAACAGGTGTAGGAAATGATGGCTCTAGTGAAGATTATATATACAATCCTATACCTGAAGATAAAAGGGGAGGTTATAAAGATTATTGGGTTGTTTCAGATGCATTAGAATTAACATCTCATGGATTCGGCGGATATTTATTTGATAAAGATATGAAAAAAGTAGAATTCAATAAATATAGAGTTGATGCTGTTACAGATTATGCACTTGATTTCTTGGATAATAGAGAAAAAGATAAACCATTCTTTTTATTTATTTCATATTTAGAACCTCATCATCAGAATGATAAGAGAAGATATGAGGGTCCTGAATATTCTAAAGAAAAGTTTTCAAATTTTGAACTTCCTAAAGATATTGAGGCACTTGGATGCGGAGATGCTAAAGAAAATTATGCTGATTATTTGGGAGCATGTCATTCTATAGATTATAATTTTGGAAGAATAAGAGAGAAGTTAGAAAAATTAAATATTTGGGATGATACTTATATAGTATATACAAGTGATCATGGTTCGCATTTTAGAACTAGAAATAAAAATATGCCTAAAAATGGACAAGATGATTATAAAAGAACTTCAGAAGATGCCGCAATACATGTACCTTTGATTATAAAAGGAGGAGAATTTGATACAGGAAAAAGAGAAGAGAAATTTGTAAGTTTGATAAATCTTCCTCCTACTTTATTAAAAATGGCTAATATAAAATATCAAAATATGGATGAAAAATCTATACAAGATATTATAGAAGATAAAAATTATCAAAATGTAGTATTTTTACAGATAAGTGAAAGTTTTGTGGGAAGAGCAATAAGGACAGAAGATTATTCATATTGTATATATGATCCTGATAAAAATCCTCTTGAAGATAAAGACAGCTTAACATATAAAAGTTATTCATTATATGATTTGAAAAAAGATCCATATCAATTAAATAATGTAGTTGATGATGAGAGTTATAATGATGTTAAAATGAAATTGAAAAGTATTATAAAAGAAAAGATTATGAGTATAGAAAAATTAGATGTAAAAATAGATTGA
- a CDS encoding ABC transporter substrate-binding protein, translating into MAIISCSKKTSDSNADAWTEITPDTETTIEVWAWNIGANHLEDTIPSFNAKYPKIKVNVTEFGGPPALKQKLFVTLGGNSELPNYVQIEDPDIALITEQYHQYFLDLKDQMPENWSNVVEPSKIPTSFDSAGKQVVMPWGIAPAVLFYRADLFEKAGIDVNSIVTWDDFIEAGKKLQAALPNTKMIGFPHPTGYSHFIRATMLQQGKDYFDKDGKISISSKEGVEAAKLLQRLISEGIAFDTTDWTGTIRASKTDDIATIPYGIWWGGTLKDQAPEMKGKWKATFLPVLVEGQPRTSIWGGASGSIINCGDPVKQTATLEFAKNAILSVENQMMAFKKYGLLPAYTPVYDEEEFYEEDPYFGKGFNELIPQLSKEMPLVAKYTEAFPDAQTMMESAYQDLVNNNADPVKTMENVAKELNNSTGIEIAQ; encoded by the coding sequence TTGGCTATTATTTCATGTTCTAAAAAGACATCTGATAGTAATGCTGATGCTTGGACAGAGATAACACCAGACACAGAAACTACTATTGAGGTATGGGCTTGGAATATAGGAGCTAATCATTTAGAAGATACTATTCCTTCTTTTAATGCTAAATACCCAAAAATTAAAGTTAATGTTACTGAGTTTGGAGGACCTCCAGCTTTGAAACAAAAATTATTTGTTACTTTGGGTGGAAATTCTGAATTACCTAACTATGTACAAATAGAAGATCCTGATATAGCATTGATAACAGAACAATATCATCAATACTTTTTAGATTTAAAAGATCAAATGCCTGAAAATTGGAGCAATGTAGTAGAACCATCAAAAATACCTACAAGTTTTGATTCTGCAGGTAAACAGGTAGTTATGCCTTGGGGAATAGCTCCAGCAGTATTATTCTATAGAGCAGATTTATTTGAAAAAGCTGGCATAGATGTTAATAGTATAGTAACTTGGGATGACTTTATTGAGGCAGGAAAAAAATTGCAAGCCGCTTTACCTAATACTAAGATGATAGGCTTCCCTCATCCTACAGGTTATTCACATTTTATAAGAGCTACTATGCTTCAGCAAGGAAAAGATTATTTTGATAAAGATGGAAAGATTTCTATTTCTTCAAAAGAGGGTGTAGAGGCAGCTAAACTTCTACAAAGATTGATAAGTGAAGGTATAGCTTTTGATACAACAGATTGGACAGGTACAATAAGAGCTTCAAAAACAGATGATATAGCTACAATACCTTATGGAATATGGTGGGGCGGAACTTTGAAAGATCAGGCTCCTGAAATGAAAGGTAAATGGAAAGCTACATTCTTACCTGTATTAGTAGAAGGACAGCCAAGAACTTCTATATGGGGAGGAGCTTCAGGAAGTATAATAAATTGTGGTGATCCTGTAAAACAGACAGCTACTTTAGAGTTTGCTAAAAATGCAATATTAAGTGTAGAAAATCAGATGATGGCTTTCAAAAAATATGGTTTATTACCAGCATATACTCCTGTTTATGATGAAGAAGAATTTTATGAAGAGGATCCATATTTTGGTAAAGGATTTAATGAGTTAATACCTCAATTAAGTAAGGAAATGCCTTTGGTAGCTAAATATACTGAAGCATTCCCAGATGCACAAACTATGATGGAATCAGCTTATCAGGATTTAGTTAATAATAATGCAGATCCTGTAAAAACTATGGAAAATGTAGCTAAAGAATTGAATAATTCTACCGGCATAGAGATAGCTCAATAA
- a CDS encoding extracellular solute-binding protein, whose protein sequence is MSKKLLIIVFSILFVVSCSKKSSDNVDAWIEITPETETTIEVWAWNVAANHLEDTIPSFNAKYPKVKVNVTEFGGPPALKQKLFVSLGGNGDLPNVVQMEDIDTPLITEQYHEYFLDLKDQMPENWSNVVVASKIPTSFDSTGKQVTMPFGIAPAALFYRADLFEKAGIDVNTIVTWDDFIEAGKKLQAALPNTKMIGFPYPQGFSHFIRATMLQQGKDYFDKDGKIAIYSKEGIEAAKLMQRFVNEGIAFDTTDWTGTIRASKTDDIAAIPYGIWWGGTLKDQAPEMKGKWQVTYLPVLVEGQPRTSIWGGASGAIVNVGDPTKQTASVEFVKNAMMTIEGQLIAYKQYGLIPTYLPTYEDAKFLEADPYFGASFNELLAELVKAMPLSAKYTESFPEAQTLMESAYQAIVNDKADVEKTLQSTAEQLQNSTGVEMAK, encoded by the coding sequence ATGTCAAAAAAATTACTTATCATTGTATTTAGTATTTTATTTGTTGTTTCATGTTCTAAAAAGTCATCTGATAATGTTGATGCTTGGATAGAAATAACACCCGAAACTGAGACTACAATAGAAGTATGGGCTTGGAATGTAGCTGCTAATCATTTAGAAGATACTATTCCTTCTTTTAATGCTAAATATCCAAAAGTTAAAGTTAATGTTACTGAGTTTGGAGGACCTCCAGCTTTGAAACAAAAATTATTTGTTAGTCTTGGCGGTAATGGCGATTTACCAAATGTTGTTCAAATGGAAGATATAGATACTCCTCTCATTACAGAACAGTATCATGAATATTTTTTAGATTTAAAAGATCAAATGCCTGAAAATTGGAGTAATGTTGTAGTTGCTTCAAAGATACCTACTAGTTTTGATTCTACAGGCAAACAAGTTACAATGCCTTTTGGTATAGCTCCGGCAGCTTTATTTTATAGAGCGGATTTATTTGAAAAGGCTGGAATAGATGTTAATACTATAGTAACTTGGGATGACTTTATTGAGGCAGGAAAGAAATTGCAGGCTGCTTTGCCTAACACTAAGATGATAGGTTTTCCTTATCCTCAAGGATTTTCACATTTTATAAGAGCTACTATGCTTCAGCAAGGAAAAGACTATTTTGATAAAGATGGAAAAATAGCTATATATTCAAAAGAAGGAATAGAAGCTGCAAAATTGATGCAGAGATTTGTAAATGAAGGTATAGCTTTTGATACAACAGATTGGACAGGAACTATAAGAGCTTCAAAAACAGATGATATAGCAGCAATACCTTATGGAATATGGTGGGGCGGAACTTTGAAAGATCAAGCACCAGAGATGAAAGGTAAATGGCAGGTTACTTATTTGCCTGTATTAGTAGAAGGACAGCCAAGAACTTCTATATGGGGAGGAGCTTCAGGCGCAATAGTTAATGTAGGTGATCCTACAAAACAAACAGCTTCTGTAGAATTTGTAAAAAATGCTATGATGACAATAGAAGGACAATTAATAGCATATAAGCAGTACGGATTGATTCCTACATACTTACCTACTTATGAAGATGCTAAATTTTTAGAGGCTGATCCTTATTTTGGAGCATCTTTCAATGAATTACTAGCTGAGTTAGTAAAAGCTATGCCTTTATCAGCTAAATATACAGAATCATTCCCAGAGGCACAAACTCTTATGGAATCAGCATATCAAGCTATAGTAAATGATAAAGCAGATGTAGAAAAAACTCTTCAAAGTACAGCTGAACAGTTACAAAATTCTACAGGTGTAGAAATGGCTAAATAA
- a CDS encoding carbohydrate ABC transporter permease: MLITSTLLGSIIHRGVKKLKSFFEASYFIPVLVDAVAYSMIFLLIFQDRGIINFILSKFGIDAIPWLKQSIPAKLLIVIVVTWRWTGYNMILFLAAMQNIPEDYYEAATIDGANSWQKFLYVTLPSLKPIILFTSIMSTIGTLNLFTEPFLLTNGGPNNGTMTLGLYIYNQAFVSLNMTYAATISVIILLIVGALTFIQLKLGDKK, encoded by the coding sequence ATGCTTATTACTTCTACATTATTGGGAAGCATTATTCATAGAGGTGTAAAGAAATTAAAATCTTTTTTTGAGGCTTCATATTTTATACCTGTTTTAGTTGATGCTGTAGCTTATAGTATGATATTTTTATTGATATTTCAGGACAGAGGAATAATCAATTTTATATTATCTAAATTTGGAATAGATGCTATACCTTGGCTTAAACAATCTATACCAGCGAAACTTCTTATAGTTATTGTTGTTACTTGGCGTTGGACTGGTTATAATATGATTTTATTCCTTGCTGCTATGCAGAATATACCAGAAGATTATTATGAAGCTGCAACTATAGATGGTGCTAATTCTTGGCAGAAATTTTTATATGTAACTTTGCCATCTTTAAAACCAATAATTTTATTTACTTCTATAATGTCTACTATAGGAACATTGAATTTATTTACAGAACCATTCCTGCTTACAAATGGAGGTCCTAATAATGGTACCATGACTCTGGGGCTTTATATATATAATCAGGCATTTGTATCTTTAAATATGACTTATGCTGCAACAATATCTGTAATAATATTGTTAATAGTAGGTGCTTTAACTTTCATACAATTGAAATTAGGAGATAAAAAATAA
- a CDS encoding carbohydrate ABC transporter permease, producing MDKKNKIITIILYVFLSIGAFFSIYPIYFMFVAATKSSGEIFMNTPPVFFGNYFFENLNSLSNRIPIWVALFNSLKVSIIFTVVNLLLCSLSGYAFAKFDFKGKNFLFTCVLLSMMIPVYSRLIPLYRMMTFANLQNTHIALILPGLAGAFGVFLMRQNFLSIPDALIEAARLDGASEIYIFFKIVMPLMVPSLAALGIYIFMGQWSDFTWPLIILNTEDMYTLPVALSVLKGDTRIDYGQIMVGAIFAVLPVLVAFLFSSKYFISGLMGGAVKE from the coding sequence ATGGATAAAAAGAATAAAATAATCACTATAATACTATATGTATTTTTATCTATAGGAGCTTTTTTTAGTATATATCCTATTTATTTTATGTTTGTAGCTGCAACAAAAAGTTCAGGAGAAATATTTATGAATACTCCTCCTGTATTTTTTGGTAATTATTTCTTTGAAAATTTGAATTCACTTAGCAATAGAATTCCTATATGGGTGGCACTATTTAATTCATTGAAGGTATCAATAATATTTACAGTTGTTAATCTTCTTTTATGTTCATTATCAGGTTATGCTTTTGCTAAATTTGATTTTAAGGGTAAGAATTTTTTATTTACTTGCGTACTGCTTTCTATGATGATTCCTGTTTACAGCAGATTAATACCTTTATATAGAATGATGACATTTGCTAATTTACAAAATACTCATATTGCTCTTATACTTCCTGGACTAGCTGGAGCATTTGGTGTATTTTTGATGAGACAGAATTTTTTAAGTATACCTGATGCATTAATAGAAGCTGCAAGATTAGATGGAGCAAGCGAAATATATATATTCTTTAAAATAGTTATGCCTTTAATGGTACCTTCTCTTGCTGCTTTAGGAATATATATTTTTATGGGACAATGGAGTGATTTTACTTGGCCTCTTATAATATTAAATACTGAAGATATGTATACATTACCTGTAGCACTTTCTGTATTAAAAGGTGATACTCGTATAGATTATGGACAAATTATGGTTGGTGCAATTTTTGCCGTACTTCCTGTTTTGGTAGCATTTTTATTCTCAAGTAAATACTTTATATCAGGACTTATGGGCGGAGCTGTGAAAGAGTAA